From Thermosipho africanus Ob7:
TAGAAAAATTATAATCTTCACCGTATATTGATTTTAATCTTTTTTGTATTAGCTCAAGCCCTTTTCCTTTTTTATTTGAAGATTTAAAACCTTTACCATTATCTTCAACAGAAATTTTTACATAGTTATCGATGCTCTCAACCTTTACTTTTATTATCAACTCATCTTCCTTCATTCCGTGTTTTATAGAGTTTTCAACAAGGGGTTGTAGTATAAAAGGTGGAATTTTTATTGTATTTTCAACGTTTACCGTTATTTCATAACTTAATTTATCTTTGTACCTTAATTTCATTAATTCTAAATAGTTAGTTGTGAATTTTATTTCGTCTTTTAAAGAAACAAATTTTTTGTTTTCATATAGGGTATATCTTAATAGTTCTGAGATGTTGTCAATAAAATAATTTACTTTATCAGGTTCCTTTTTTGAGATATATTTTATGGCATTTAGTGTGTTAAATAGAAAGTGAGGGCTTAAGTTAGACATTAATTCTCTTAGTTTTTCTTCAGTTGCTAGCTTTAAACTTTCATTAACTCTAGCCAATGAAATAATTAGTGATAATGTCTGAGCAAGTTTTTTTCCAAAGATTATGTCAGAATTTTTAATTTCGCCTTTTTTTGAATAATATAATTTCAAGGTTCCAATTAATTCATTATTTAAATCCGTTAGAGGGATTATTATTCCAGAATAAAGCGGACAATTGTAAGCAGAGCAACTGATCCCTTTTTTTCCAACAACCTTTAAACCATGTCCGCTTTCAATTACTTTTTTTGTTGCATTGGTTTGTATGTTCATTCCAGTAACGTGGTGATCACTACCAATGCCTACATGAGTCAATATTTTATTTTTATCCGTAATGGCTACGGCATCAAAATTTGTGTTGTTTAATATTGTCTCTGCTATTAATTTTGCGTTTTTTTCGTTAAAACCTTCTTCAATAGAACTTAAACTTTTTTCCATTATGACAAATATAGAGTTTATTGTATTTTCTGCTGTTTGCTCCAATTGTTCTTCTATATTTTTAATCATGTAATTTAAAAAAGAAACACCAAGAGAATTTGTTATTACCATTGGGAAAAGTATTTTAAATGTTATATCAAAGGCAAGAGAATATGGTTTTACCATAACCAAAACGTATGTAAGGTGTATGATTTCAATTAATACAGTATAAAGGAGTGTTCTAACGAATGTAAAGTGTTTTCTTCCATAAAGATGTGAGATAAAGCCACTTATAATTCCTGCGGTTATTGTTCCAAGAAAACATGGAATAACGGTTATACCACCTAAAAAGAGTCTAAAAATTGAAGATATTAAAGCAGCAATTAAACCGGCAGGTATTCCTCCTAGCATTCCTGCAAAAATAACTCCAATATCTCTGTAATTGACTATGGCACCATTATATCTGATTCCAAAAACTGTTCCTAAGATTCCTAAAAATCCTCCGATAATACCTAAAACAAGTCTATTTTTTGCAACTAAGGTTTTACCAAAAATATTTTTGATAAAATAACTTTGAAAAGTTATATATGTAATTACCAATATTAAGGAAACCCTTTCAAGTAAAATTAAACTTATATTTTCTAGCATGGATCTCTCATCATCGCCCTTTCACCAAAATCTCCTAAATCTTTTAACTCGCAATTGCCAAGTTTTTTTGCTTTCACCTTTGCATCTTTGTAAAAGTTTAAAGTTATGAACACTTCAACATTTTTAAGGTCTTTAAGCATTTCTTTAGCTTTTCCTTGCGGTTCTTTAGCTGTATATATTAAAACTTTTTCATACATGTTCAAAACTTTCTTAATGCCCCTTATATCGATAACCCCTAAAGCAGTACCGTATAAAATGAGAGTTTTAATGTTATCACATCCTTTTTGTTTTTATTTCCAGCTTATATTGTATCAAATAAAAAACATTAAAGGAAATTCCTGTATTTTACAGGAATTTCCATTATTTGTAAATATTTTCCTTTTATTATCTTTGATAAGGTATAAATTAGCCTTTTAGACCGCTGCTAACAAGGCTTTTAACGAATAGATTTTGAATGAGGAAGAATACTAAAAGGGTAGGTGCAAGAACAATCATAGTACCTGCCATAATTGTTCCCCAGTTGTTTGCAGCTTCTGCATCAATTAACATTTTTACTCCGATTTGTGCTGTTTTCATTTTATCATCCATTGTAACAACAAGAGGCCACAGATACATGTTCCAGGCATATACAAAGTTGATTAATGCAGCTCCTCCGATCATAGCTTTTGATAATGGAAGTAAAACTTTGAAAAGGTATTGCATTGGACTTGCGCCATCTATTCTTGCTGCGTCACTTAATTCCATAGGAATGGTTCTAAAGTGTTGCCTCATTAAAAATGTATTTGTAGCACTTGCAGTAAATGGGATTATTAAAGCATAATAAGTATTTACCCATCCCAGAGATTTCATTAACAAGAAAAGAGGAACAATCATTACTGTTTCAGCTGGAAGAAATAGTGTAATAAACAAGGTAGCAAAAGCGACTTTCTTGCCTTTAAAGTTAAAATTTGCAAAAGCATAACCTGCTAAAATCCCGGTTATTAGCTTTCCAAGGGTTATAAACAAAGCTACTATAGCAGAATTAATTATCATTCTTCCTAGTGGCACAAGTCTTAATGCTTCTTTATAGTTTTGCCAATATAAGCTTTTTGGTATTATTTTTGGAGGAAAGCTAAATACTTCAGCAGGAGTCATAAAACTCATCATAAAAGCAAGGAAAATTGGAGAAAACATAATAATTGTAACCAAGATTAAAATGATTTCTGAAATAATAAAGGAAACTTTATTTTTTCTATTCACAATTATCACCTCACTGATAATGTACACCTTTTTCAACAAATCTAAAGTAAAGATATGTAATTATTGACATTACACCAAACATTACTACTGATTCAGCAGCTGCAAGGCCGTTGTCTTGGAAAGCAAATCCATCCAGATATAACCTGTAAATCATTGTAGTTGTACTTCCCAATGGGCCTCCTCGAGTCATAATATCTATAATTCCAAAAGAGGAAAACATGGTTGTGGTAAAGTTCATTATAAATAGATAAAAGGTAATAGGAGTTACAAGTGGGAATTTAATTTTCCACATTCTAGTCCAAGAGCTTGCCCCATCGATGAGGGAAGATTCTAAGATTGAATCTGGAATATTTTGGAGAGCAGCTATGTAAAAGATCAGATCAAATGGTAGCATTTTCCACACGGTTGCTGCTATTAATGCGATCATAGCATATGGCACAGTTGTTAACCAGTCAACGTCTATATGGAAGATAACTTGAAAAAGATAGCTCAAAAGACCTGCAGTTGGAGTAAACATCATTGACCAAAGGGTTGCAGAAATTGCTGGTGAAACTGCATATGGTGAGAACATTAAAGTTCTAAAAATTCTAGTACCAGGTAAGTTTTTAACTAATAGTTGTGCTATTAGAAATGCAAGAAATATAGTAATACCAACACTAGAAAGTGAGTAGATAAAAGTTGTTCTTAAAACTTTATAATACTCACTATCGGTAAATAAATCAATATAATTGTCTAGTCCAACAAAAATAGATTTATCACCAAAGAAAGATTCTTGAAAGAAGCTCAATTTAAAAGAATTAAAGGCTGGAAAATAAATAAAAAGAATGATTATTAAAAAGGTTGGAACTAACAAAAGATATGGTGTTAGTTTTCTCAAGACAACACCTCCTATTTCTATAAAAGCGCCTCCAAAAAGGAGGCGCAACTAAAAATTAATAAAAGAACTTATTATTCATATAGCCTATTGTATTTCTTCAATGCTCTTGTAACTTGATCAGCTGCCCAATTGAGAGCTTGGTCAACTGTCATTTCACCGTTTATAACTTTCTCGTATGCTGTTTCTATAATTTCTCTTGTTTCTGGGAACACTCCAATAATTGCACCGTTTGTATTAGGTGTTTGTTTTGAAAGAAGGAGTTGGAATATTGCTGTTAAGTAATTTGGATGATCAGCGTAGAATCCTTCCATTAAAAGTTGTTCTAATGCATCTTTCCTTACAGGGAAGTAACCAGTTTCAAGGTGCCACTTAATTTGTTGTGCAGGTTCTGTCATCCATTTTACAAATTCCCATGCAGCATCGATTTCTTCTTTTGGATGGTTCTTAAGAATCCAGAGTGAACCTCCACCTATTACAACACCACCCTGGATAGAAAGGCTTGGTTTTGGCAAGAATGCAGTGCCAACTTCCCAACCATTTTCTTTTGCGGTATCAGTTATGAATTTAACATCTGAAGTTGAGTAAAGTAACATAGCAGCTTTACCGGAGAGGAATATCTGTCTTGCCCCGCTCCAATCTTCTCTCTTTGTGTTTATTAATAATCCTTCTTTAGTCATCTTTGCTAATAGTTCGAAAATATTTTTACCTGCTTGACTGTTGAATACAGCCTCGGTAGGTCTTTTGTCTCCTCTACCATTGTCATAGTTTACTAGTGGTGCATCTTGAACTGCCATAAGTTGTTCAAAGAACCAAGAGTGTGTTGGCCAAGTTAAACCATATCTTATAATATTTCCATCTTTATCCTTTTTGACCAGTTTTCTGCTATATTCGATTAATTCATCGAAGGTTCTTGGTGGTCTATTTGGATCTAACCCTGCTTCTTTAAAGAAAGTTTTGTTGTAGAATAAAATTGCATTTGAAGAATTAAATGGCATAGAATAGAGTTTTCCGTTAACTGTGTAATAATTTAGAACTTGAGGTAAGAAAGCTCCTAAATCAATACTTGGATCTTTGGCAATAAGATCTCCTATTGGGACAGCTATGTTTCCATCGATCATAGCTCTTGTTCCTATATCGTATATTTGTACAACGTGCGGTGCATTCCCAGCTTTTACAGCTGCAATTGTTTTGTTGAATGTATCTCTGTAAGATCCTGTGTACTGAACGTTTACTTGGATATCTGGGTGAGTTGCCATAAATTCTTTGGCCATGTTTTCAAGAAGTTCAATTCTCCAACCACTCATAGCATGCCAAAATTCAATAGTTACTTTTGAAAAGCTGAGTATACTTATAACAACAAGAATTAAAACCAACAGCTTTTTCATTTTCAATCCCCTCCTTTTTTAAGTTGCGGATTAATTATACAATAATTTAAATTAATAAGAAAAAGTATGAATTTTACAGAAACTAAAAGTTATAAAAACAATATTGATAATAATAAACTATAATTAAAAGAGAGCAACAATATCTAATTTACATAAAAATTAATCTGGTTTTAAATATATAAAGTAACTAGATTTGAACTTCTCAAAAAGATTTTATTAAATGTATATTTAATTTGTTTTTGGAAATATTAAGATATATTAAGGTACAAAATTAATTTTTTCTATTAAAGTGATGTATAATTGTTTTGTATAATCACATTAGTGGGGGTAATAATATGAAAAAATTTTTTGTGTTTTTCTTATTAACAACCATAGTACTTTCTTTTTCTTTTAGCTACTTTAGAACACCAGATGTTTTACTTTATCCAAATAGAACTATATCGTTTTATTCAGATGAGCCTGTTTCAGTAAGAGTATACAAGTTTGATATAACTAAAGAGATATTTGAAAAGAATTTAAAAGATGGAAAATCAGTAAGATTTTTGCTTGAAAAGTCTGATGAAAAAGTGTTTTCAATAATTCTTCCACAAAGTCCAGGGGCATATTATGTTGTTTTGGAGGGAAAAGATAAATATGTCTCCAATTTATTTTTTCTTACAAACTATGAAGCCTTTGTAGCAAGCAATGATAAGGAATTTTATTTTTCGGTGTATGATTTAAAAGAAGGAAAATTTGTAAGTAAACTTTTTTACTTTGATGATGATTATTTAAGGATGGTTTCAGTGCCTGTTTTTAAAGCTGATATAGAAAAATACAAAGGAAAAGTCTTTTTTTATGAAAACAACGTAGTCTTTATCTCAAGGTATTCTGCATACAATCCTTATTCAGAAAAAAAGGTTTTGGTGTTCTCAGATAAGCCTATTTATAAACCTGGTGATGTGTTAAGGTTTAGGGTTAATTTATTTAAAAGAGAAGGTAGTAAATACGTTCCATATTCGTCGAAAATATTAGTCCATTTAAGAGATCCATTTTCAAATGAGATTTTTTCTCAAGAGTTTAATACGGATGATTTTGGAGGAGTATCATTTGAATATAAGACAACAGATGAGATAATAACTGGAAATTATGTATTAACAATAGAAGAGAAGGGAAAAGCTTTAGGTTATCACTACTTTTTATTGCAAGATTATGTAAAACCTACTTACACAATAGAGCTTACCCCTTCTGCCACACAATCTATTGTAGGACAAACTGTTAACGTAAAACTTTCTGCAAGGTATTTAAATGGAGATCCAGTAAAAATGGCTCAAGTTCTTTTTTATGCGTTTAGAGATGGTAGGTTGATTAATAAAACTAAAGCAGTAACAGATGAAAATGGACAGGCAGTGTACGGATTATATCTAAAAGAAGGTGGATATTATCGTATACAGTCTCTTGTAGTGGATGATTCAGGAAGACAATATGAAAAACAAGTTTTTATAGATGCAAAAAAAGATAATGTAAGTATAGATGCAAAGATAAACAACAATAAGTTGAATTTGTACATAACTGATCTTTCAGGCACGCCACTAAATGGAGTTGCTTTGATTAAAATAAACGAGAAAGAAGAATATGTAACAGTTTTAGATGGAAAAAGTTTCTTGAATTTGCCAAAAGATACATGGTATGTTGAAGTTCAATTTGGAAAGGAAAGAAAGTTAGTATTTAAAAGATACAGAGAAAGCAATGCAGGAATATTAACTGTTGATAGAGATAGTATAGAACCAGGAGGAAAGGTAAAAATAACGGTAGAGCCGAAAGACGATGTTGGAGTGTTAGTTGCCGGTGGTACAAATATTGATGTGTTTGAGATCATAGATAATAAGCTGGAAAGTGTAGAGGTTAGTATTCCAAAAGAAGAAATATCAGATGGATATTTTATCTCTTATTATGGATTAAAATTTAATGATAATATAAAGATAAATATTTTGCATGATAGGGTAAGAAAATTAGAAATAAAGACAAATAAGGATGTTTATAAACCAGGTGAAATTGCTAAAGTTTCTTTTAAAGATTCAAAATCATTAAAAGTGGTAAGCATTGTCGATGAAGGCCTCTATCTTTTGTCTGATAGGGGTTCTGTTATAAATGACTTATATCCAAGACTTTATTATTCAACTTTTGAAGTCTATAAATCTTCGAAATATATTTATTTAGACTATCTAAGTCGATTTGAAAATGAAAAAGAAAAGCATATATTTGCAAGTTCGAAGGAATCGGAAGAAAAAAACATTAGAGAGTATTTCCCAGAAACTTTGTACTGGAGTCCTAATCTTTTTGAAGAAAATTTAACCTTGAAAGTACCAGATAGTATAACAAAATGGAGAGTTCTAGCATATGAAATCTCAAGTGACTACATTTCAGAAGGAAGTGCAACGTTTGTAGTTACAAAGCAATTTGAGGTGAAATTATTTGTTCCAGAATTTTTAACAAATAATGATCAACCAGATTGTGTAATTTATGTAAAAAATTATACTGGAAAATCAGGAAAAGTTGAGGTGAAATTGAGTGTTAAAAATGCAACTTCAACTTTTGAAAGTGGTGTTTTTAATATAGAACGTGATTTAAGAATACCATTTTCACTTAAGGGTGTTAGTGGAAAAAATGTAGATCTTATTTTGGAAGCATCTTTGAATGATGAACATGATGCTATAAAGATTAAAGTGCCTGTGAATGCAGCTTATATTGAAAAAGTATCAAGCAAAGTTTTAAGAATAAAAGGTAAAATGGAGTTTGAAAAAGATGTAGATATAAAGGTTATAAATAATTTAAAAGATTTACTTGCTGAATCTATTGAGAATTTGATAACTTATCCTTACGGTTGTACTGAACAGACTATGAGTTCTTTTTATCCAGCTTTGGTTGCAAAGAAAATATTGGAAAGAAAAGACATTGATGACATAGTTTTAAAAGGGTTTCAGAGAATTTTAAAACTGCAGCAAAGAGATGGTGGTTGGGGTTGGTGGTCTAATGATAAAAGTGACGTTTATATGACTAGCTATGTTTTAGAAGGATTATATTATGCAAAACAGAATGGATATTACTTTCCACAAGTTTCTTTGGATGAAGCAATAGGTTATCTAAAAAAACAAGAGTTAAATGGATATGCAATTTTTGTGTTAAAGTTATACGGAGAAGAAGTAGACTTTAAATCAAAAAATATTATTGATGAAATATTTACCACTCCAGAAAAAGTTTTGAAATATGCAAAAGTTGGAGAAAATTTTGCATATATAGAGTCGAATGGATTTTATTCTTCGGTATATCTAACAAGCTATGCGTTAAGACTTCTGTCTTTGGAAGAAAAATATCCGGATTTAAGAGAAAAAATGGTAAATTATCTTCTTTCGAAAAAGGACGGTCCCTTCTGGTATTCGACGAAAGATACAGCTGCTTCTGTTCTTGCAATTCTTGAGAGTGATAGTTTTAAAGACATAAAGAGTGATATAGCAGTTAAAAGTGAAGGCGGAAAAGTAATTGTAAATGGTGAAGGGTTCATTGAAGTAAAACAAACTGAGAGAATTGAAAAAGAAGATCAATACCATGGAATAAAGTTAAAAACAGAAATTTTTAAAAGGTATGAATTTTTATTCGATGGAGAGTATATTGATGCGTTTTTACCAGTGAAAAGTAGTTGGATCCCAATTAGTATGGAATTAGTCGATTCAACACCTGTGCAGATTTCAAAAGTGACTAAAGAAATCTCAGTATTATTGAAAGAGGGCACTCCACTTTCTTTTGAAAACGGGAGATTAGCTGTAGAAGGACCGTTTAAATTTGTGGGAAATGAGTATAGTTTTGGTAAAGGATACTATGAAATTCAATTTGTAGAAAATGATAATTTTGAAATTCAAAAAGGAGACTTTTTAAAGACGCAAATTACCATTGATGGTACCGGAGAATATTTAGTGGTTGAAGAATATCTTCCTGCATGTGCACAGGTTAATAAATATTACTATGAAAAAACACCGGAGTATTACAGTAAATTTTCGTATAGATGGTATGAAGATAGTAATATATGGTACAGCTATAGAGAGGTAAAAAAAGATAGGGTAGCATTTTTTATTAGATACCTTACTCCCGGAAAACTTACAT
This genomic window contains:
- a CDS encoding LytS/YhcK type 5TM receptor domain-containing protein — encoded protein: MLENISLILLERVSLILVITYITFQSYFIKNIFGKTLVAKNRLVLGIIGGFLGILGTVFGIRYNGAIVNYRDIGVIFAGMLGGIPAGLIAALISSIFRLFLGGITVIPCFLGTITAGIISGFISHLYGRKHFTFVRTLLYTVLIEIIHLTYVLVMVKPYSLAFDITFKILFPMVITNSLGVSFLNYMIKNIEEQLEQTAENTINSIFVIMEKSLSSIEEGFNEKNAKLIAETILNNTNFDAVAITDKNKILTHVGIGSDHHVTGMNIQTNATKKVIESGHGLKVVGKKGISCSAYNCPLYSGIIIPLTDLNNELIGTLKLYYSKKGEIKNSDIIFGKKLAQTLSLIISLARVNESLKLATEEKLRELMSNLSPHFLFNTLNAIKYISKKEPDKVNYFIDNISELLRYTLYENKKFVSLKDEIKFTTNYLELMKLRYKDKLSYEITVNVENTIKIPPFILQPLVENSIKHGMKEDELIIKVKVESIDNYVKISVEDNGKGFKSSNKKGKGLELIQKRLKSIYGEDYNFSIKNGIFGGTTVEIKIKSISIKVGEAVC
- a CDS encoding carbohydrate ABC transporter permease, producing MNRKNKVSFIISEIILILVTIIMFSPIFLAFMMSFMTPAEVFSFPPKIIPKSLYWQNYKEALRLVPLGRMIINSAIVALFITLGKLITGILAGYAFANFNFKGKKVAFATLFITLFLPAETVMIVPLFLLMKSLGWVNTYYALIIPFTASATNTFLMRQHFRTIPMELSDAARIDGASPMQYLFKVLLPLSKAMIGGAALINFVYAWNMYLWPLVVTMDDKMKTAQIGVKMLIDAEAANNWGTIMAGTMIVLAPTLLVFFLIQNLFVKSLVSSGLKG
- a CDS encoding carbohydrate ABC transporter permease, whose amino-acid sequence is MRKLTPYLLLVPTFLIIILFIYFPAFNSFKLSFFQESFFGDKSIFVGLDNYIDLFTDSEYYKVLRTTFIYSLSSVGITIFLAFLIAQLLVKNLPGTRIFRTLMFSPYAVSPAISATLWSMMFTPTAGLLSYLFQVIFHIDVDWLTTVPYAMIALIAATVWKMLPFDLIFYIAALQNIPDSILESSLIDGASSWTRMWKIKFPLVTPITFYLFIMNFTTTMFSSFGIIDIMTRGGPLGSTTTMIYRLYLDGFAFQDNGLAAAESVVMFGVMSIITYLYFRFVEKGVHYQ
- a CDS encoding ABC transporter substrate-binding protein, whose amino-acid sequence is MKKLLVLILVVISILSFSKVTIEFWHAMSGWRIELLENMAKEFMATHPDIQVNVQYTGSYRDTFNKTIAAVKAGNAPHVVQIYDIGTRAMIDGNIAVPIGDLIAKDPSIDLGAFLPQVLNYYTVNGKLYSMPFNSSNAILFYNKTFFKEAGLDPNRPPRTFDELIEYSRKLVKKDKDGNIIRYGLTWPTHSWFFEQLMAVQDAPLVNYDNGRGDKRPTEAVFNSQAGKNIFELLAKMTKEGLLINTKREDWSGARQIFLSGKAAMLLYSTSDVKFITDTAKENGWEVGTAFLPKPSLSIQGGVVIGGGSLWILKNHPKEEIDAAWEFVKWMTEPAQQIKWHLETGYFPVRKDALEQLLMEGFYADHPNYLTAIFQLLLSKQTPNTNGAIIGVFPETREIIETAYEKVINGEMTVDQALNWAADQVTRALKKYNRLYE
- a CDS encoding MG2 domain-containing protein, with product MKKFFVFFLLTTIVLSFSFSYFRTPDVLLYPNRTISFYSDEPVSVRVYKFDITKEIFEKNLKDGKSVRFLLEKSDEKVFSIILPQSPGAYYVVLEGKDKYVSNLFFLTNYEAFVASNDKEFYFSVYDLKEGKFVSKLFYFDDDYLRMVSVPVFKADIEKYKGKVFFYENNVVFISRYSAYNPYSEKKVLVFSDKPIYKPGDVLRFRVNLFKREGSKYVPYSSKILVHLRDPFSNEIFSQEFNTDDFGGVSFEYKTTDEIITGNYVLTIEEKGKALGYHYFLLQDYVKPTYTIELTPSATQSIVGQTVNVKLSARYLNGDPVKMAQVLFYAFRDGRLINKTKAVTDENGQAVYGLYLKEGGYYRIQSLVVDDSGRQYEKQVFIDAKKDNVSIDAKINNNKLNLYITDLSGTPLNGVALIKINEKEEYVTVLDGKSFLNLPKDTWYVEVQFGKERKLVFKRYRESNAGILTVDRDSIEPGGKVKITVEPKDDVGVLVAGGTNIDVFEIIDNKLESVEVSIPKEEISDGYFISYYGLKFNDNIKINILHDRVRKLEIKTNKDVYKPGEIAKVSFKDSKSLKVVSIVDEGLYLLSDRGSVINDLYPRLYYSTFEVYKSSKYIYLDYLSRFENEKEKHIFASSKESEEKNIREYFPETLYWSPNLFEENLTLKVPDSITKWRVLAYEISSDYISEGSATFVVTKQFEVKLFVPEFLTNNDQPDCVIYVKNYTGKSGKVEVKLSVKNATSTFESGVFNIERDLRIPFSLKGVSGKNVDLILEASLNDEHDAIKIKVPVNAAYIEKVSSKVLRIKGKMEFEKDVDIKVINNLKDLLAESIENLITYPYGCTEQTMSSFYPALVAKKILERKDIDDIVLKGFQRILKLQQRDGGWGWWSNDKSDVYMTSYVLEGLYYAKQNGYYFPQVSLDEAIGYLKKQELNGYAIFVLKLYGEEVDFKSKNIIDEIFTTPEKVLKYAKVGENFAYIESNGFYSSVYLTSYALRLLSLEEKYPDLREKMVNYLLSKKDGPFWYSTKDTAASVLAILESDSFKDIKSDIAVKSEGGKVIVNGEGFIEVKQTERIEKEDQYHGIKLKTEIFKRYEFLFDGEYIDAFLPVKSSWIPISMELVDSTPVQISKVTKEISVLLKEGTPLSFENGRLAVEGPFKFVGNEYSFGKGYYEIQFVENDNFEIQKGDFLKTQITIDGTGEYLVVEEYLPACAQVNKYYYEKTPEYYSKFSYRWYEDSNIWYSYREVKKDRVAFFIRYLTPGKLTYYWRVTSSGKYIKKPTYVYNMYYEDTYAISHIDTFVIK